In one Rutidosis leptorrhynchoides isolate AG116_Rl617_1_P2 chromosome 8, CSIRO_AGI_Rlap_v1, whole genome shotgun sequence genomic region, the following are encoded:
- the LOC139862912 gene encoding uncharacterized protein: MDCTPSPPIHQPNPISSYHPSSGKLPIKRKTLTSPELDSSHDVITTTTTPTRHSPFKFHRVWTEPDEIRLLQGLLDCSSQGFSFPRDLALFHDRFSTQMSSQSYSKTQLSEKLRRLRKKFRSISSRISKGFDESLLSPQDRALYDLSKQLWEPEINNLNTNSIDDYNIKSNFGRTRVRLNLSPNLPSPSTAVLALPSVVKKPNTADNSASNSNKYSSINNNNFKSNNINNVSGVDKVELERNVGSKVRVGDFRSEIVRFASKALVDVVDQSLKEIKMMIDVKQCFDLEKELGFEKRWRDQYVEEFDVLTKRLKLIVEHKHSSVVSK; this comes from the coding sequence ATGGACTGCACACCATCACCTCCCATCCATCAACCCAATCCCATCTCATCTTACCACCCTTCTTCTGGTAAACTCCCTATCAAACGCAAAACCCTCACATCTCCTGAACTCGATTCCTCCCATGAcgtcatcaccaccaccaccacccccacACGTCACTCTCCCTTCAAATTCCACCGGGTCTGGACCGAACCCGACGAGATCCGTTTACTCCAAGGCCTTCTCGATTGTTCCTCACAAGGCTTCTCTTTCCCGCGCGATCTCGCCTTATTTCACGATCGATTCTCCACTCAAATGTCTTCCCAATCCTATTCCAAAACTCAGCTCTCCGAGAAGCTCCGTCGCTTACGTAAGAAATTCCGATCCATTTCGTCACGGATTTCGAAAGGTTTCGATGAATCGTTGCTTTCGCCTCAGGATCGCGCTTTATATGATTTATCTAAGCAACTTTGGGAACCTGAGATCAACAATTTGAATACTAATTCGATTGATGATTATAACATTAAGTCTAATTTCGGTCGAACTAGGGTTAGGCTCAATTTATCCCCAAATCTGCCCTCTCCTTCGACAGCTGTACTCGCATTACCTTCCGTCGTTAAGAAACCGAATACTGCTGATAATTCTGCTAGTAATTCGAATAAATATagcagtattaataataataattttaaaagtaataatattaataatgttagtgGTGTGGATAAGGTTGAATTGGAGAGGAATGTTGGAAGTAAGGTTAGGGTTGGTGATTTTAGAAGTGAGATTGTGCGTTTTGCGAGTAAGGCACTTGTGGATGTTGTTGATCAGTCATTGAAGGAGATTAAAATGATGATTGATGTTAAACAATGTTTTGATTTGGAGAAAGAACTTGGTTTCGAGAAACGATGGAGGGATCAATATGTTGAAGAGTTTGATGTGTTGACGAAACGGTTGAAGTTAATTGTGGAGCATAAGCATTCATCAGTGGttagtaaataa